One stretch of Prunus persica cultivar Lovell chromosome G1, Prunus_persica_NCBIv2, whole genome shotgun sequence DNA includes these proteins:
- the LOC18790919 gene encoding U-box domain-containing protein 6, whose translation MDITEVEESLFAASDAKLHGELCKELSAIYCRVMSIFPSLEAARPRSKSGIQALCSLHVALEKAKNVLQHCSECSKLYLAITGDSVLSKFEKARCALMDSLRRVEDIVPQSIGCQIEEIVSELEGTVFSLDPSEKQVGDDIIALLQQGRKFDNCNDNNELESFHQAAIKLGITSSRAALTERRALKKLIQRARAEEDKRKESIVAYLLHLMRKYSKLFRSEISDDNDSQGSAPCSPTIQGSIEDAAPGGNGQAFDRQLSKLSSFNFKSSFNSKPNNRRSGQMPLPPEELRCPISLQLMYDPVIIASGQTYERICIEKWFSDGHNTCPKTKQKLSHLSLTPNYCVKGLIASWCEQNGISVPDGPPESLDLNYWRLALSESESTNSKSMGSVGSCKLKGVKVVPLEESATIDEAVGNETEDVSPVEEESELDAFESYQGLLTVLNEGADFRKKCKVVEQLRFLLKDDEEARMYMGANGFVEALLCFLKSAVREANVLAQESGAMALFNLAVNNNRNKETMLASGVISLLEEMISNPSCHGPATALYLNLSCLEEAKHIVGTSPAVPFLTQLLQANVEIQCKLDGLHALYNLSGIPSNIPNLLSAGIISGLQTLLANSGGLTWTEKCTAVLINLASSSSARDEMISNSGLISALATILEADEPIEQEQAVSCLFLLCNGNDKCSQMVLKEGVIPALVSISVNGTSRGKEKAQKLLMLFREQRQRDQPPAEAEVHLSVENSDKPMSVPESKPLCKSVSRRKMSKPFRFLWKSKSYSVYQC comes from the exons TTGCATGGAGAACTGTGCAAGGAACTCTCTGCGATTTATTGCAGAGTAATGtcaatttttccttctttggaAGCAGCTCGACCTAGGAGCAAATCGGGCATCCAAGCTTTATGTTCATTGCATGTGGCACTTGAAAAGGCTAAGAATGTTCTTCAGCATTGCTCCGAATGTAGTAAACTTTACTTG GCTATAACTGGGGATTCTGTGCTCTCGAAATTTGAGAAGGCAAGATGTGCTCTCATGGATAGTCTTAGGCGTGTTGAAGATATTGTTCCACAATCTATTGGTTGTCag ATTGAAGAGATTGTTAGTGAACTTGAGGGTACTGTCTTCTCACTTGATCCATCAGAGAAGCAAGTTGGTGATGACATAATTGCACTCCTCCAACAAGGGAGAAAGTTTGACAACTGTAATGACAATAATGAGCTGGAATCTTTTCATCAGGCTGCTATCAAACTTGGTATTACCTCTTCAAGGGCAGCTCTTACTGAGAGAAGAGCTCTAAAGAAACTCATCCAAAGAGCCCGTGCTGAGGAAGACAAGCGGAAAGAATCAATTGTGGCTTATCTATTACATCTCATGAGAAAATACTCCAAGTTGTTTAGAAGTGAAATCTCAGATGACAATGATTCACAGGGTTCTGCACCTTGTTCTCCCACTATTCAGGGTTCAATTGAGGATGCTGCGCCTGGGGGCAATGGTCAAGCATTTGACCGACAGCTGTCAAAACTTAGTTCTTTTAATTTCAAGAGTTCTTTTAATTCCAAGCCAAACAATCGGAGGTCAGGTCAGATGCCTCTTCCACCTGAAGAGTTGAGGTGTCCTATATCACTGCAGCTTATGTATGATCCAGTCATCATTGCTTCTGGTCAGACCTATGAAAGGATTTGCATTGAGAAATGGTTCAGCGATGGGCATAATACCTGCCCAAAGACTAAACAGAAGCTGTCTCATCTTTCTTTAACTCCCAATTACTGTGTCAAGGGTCTCATTGCTAGTTGGTGCGAACAGAATGGAATTTCTGTTCCTGATGGTCCCCCGGAGTCTCTTGACCTCAACTATTGGAGGCTTGCGTTGTCTGAGTCTGAGTCCACTAATTCAAAATCTATGGGTAGTGTTGGCTCTTGCAAGTTGAAAGGTGTCAAGGTGGTTCCTTTAGAGGAGAGTGCCACAATAGATGAAGCTGTTGGGAATGAAACAGAAGACGTGTCTCCGGTGGAGGAAGAGTCTGAGCTTGATGCTTTTGAAAGTTACCAGGGTCTTTTAACTGTCTTAAATGAAGGTGCAGACTTCAGGAAGAAGTGCAAGGTCGTGGAGCAATTAAGGTTCTTGCTGAAGGATGATGAGGAGGCCAGGATGTATATGGGTGCTAATGGGTTTGTTGAAGCACTTCTATGCTTTCTGAAATCAGCAGTGCGTGAAGCAAATGTTTTAGCTCAGGAAAGTGGAGCCATGGCTCTCTTCAATCTTGCTGTCAATAATAACAG aaacaaagaaacGATGTTAGCATCAGGAGTAATTTCATTGCTAGAGGAAATGATCTCCAATCCCAGTTGTCATGGACCTGCGACAGCCCTCTATCTGAATCTCTCCTGCCTTGAAGAAGCCAAGCACATAGTTGGCACAAGCCCTGCTGTCCCTTTCTTAACCCAGCTCCTTCAAGCCAATGTTGAAATCCAATGCAAGCTGGATGGCCTCCATGCCCTATACAATCTTTCTGGCATTCCATCAAATATTCCAAATCTACTTTCAGCTGGTATTATCAGTGGTCTCCAAACCCTTCTTGCGAACTCTGGTGGCCTTACATGGACAGAAAAATGTACAGCTGTTTTGATAAATTTGGCTTCGAGTAGCTCTGCAAGAGATGAAATGATATCAAATTCGGGTCTTATCAGTGCGCTAGCAACAATTTTGGAGGCTGATGAACCCATTGAGCAGGAGCAAGCTGTCTCATGTCTCTTTTTGTTGTGTAATGGGAATGATAAATGCAGTCAGATGGTCCTAAAAGAAGGGGTGATACCTGCATTGGTTTCGATTTCTGTGAATGGTACATCAAGAGGAAAAGAGAAGGCTCAAAAGCTTTTAATGCTATTTCGTGAGCAGAGACAAAGAGACCAACCACCTGCAGAGGCGGAGGTGCATTTGTCTGTTGAAAATAGCGACAAGCCAATGTCTGTTCCAGAATCAAAGCCACTATGCAAATCCGTCTCAAGAAGAAAGATGAGCAAACCTTTTAGGTTTTTGTGGAAGAGCAAGAGCTATTCTGTTTACCAGTGTTAA
- the LOC18790620 gene encoding geraniol 8-hydroxylase has protein sequence MDFLSFCMVLLISLFFVFLFSIQALRSKVNPKRHLLPPGPKPLPFIGNLLELGNKPHLDFTKLSQIYGPIITLQLGQVTTVVVSSSNTAKQVLQTHDQFLSNRTVPDAIQASDLRGDSLPWIPTSPKWRSLRKICNSHLFAPKILDANQPSRRMKVQELISDVNESLVKGEAVDIGRAAFKTTLNLLSRTIFSVDLADSSSEMAREFKETVWGSMEEAGKPNWADFFPVLKKIDPQGIRRRMIKHVRKIEQVFDRIISQRLESRKAHDYVTTNDMLDTLLNISEVNSEDMDMTKLQHLLMILFTAGTDTTSATLEWAMAELLRNPEKLSKAQQELEKIIGKGKPIQEGDIARLPYFQATIKETFRLHPATPLLLPRKADADVEICGYIVPKGAQVFVNAWAIGRDPSIWDNPSSFVPERFLGLDDQIDVIGKNFELIPFGAGRRICPGLSWTMRILPLMLGSLINSFEWKLEDGVLPETLNMEEKFGLTLQMAHPLRAVPKSFCEI, from the exons atggatttCTTGAGTTTTTGTATGGTCCTCCTAATCAGTCTTTTCTTTGTGTTCTTGTTCTCAATTCAAGCCCTTAGAAGCAAAGTCAACCCCAAAAGGCATCTTCTTCCACCTGGACCTAAGCCACTTCCTTTCATTGGCAATCTCCTAGAACTTGGAAACAAACCCCATCTCGATTTCACCAAGCTTTCTCAAATCTATGGCCCCATTATAACTCTGCAACTCGGCCAAGTAACAACGGTGGTTGTTTCTTCGTCAAACACAGCCAAACAAGTCCTCCAAACCCATGACCAATTCTTGTCCAACCGAACCGTGCCAGATGCAATCCAAGCCAGTGACCTTCGCGGAGACAGCCTGCCTTGGATACCAACTTCACCCAAATGGAGAAGCCTTCGAAAAATATGCAACTCTCACTTGTTCGCCCCCAAAATCCTTGACGCCAACCAACCCAGCCGCCGCATGAAAGTGCAAGAGCTCATATCTGATGTCAATGAAAGCTTGGTCAAAGGTGAGGCGGTAGATATTGGAAGGGCCGCTTTCAAAACGACGCTCAATCTGCTGTCGCGTACTATCTTCTCTGTGGATTTGGCTGACTCAAGTAGCGAGATGGCCAGAGAGTTCAAAGAGACTGTGTGGGGTTCGATGGAAGAGGCAGGGAAGCCAAATTGGGCAGACTTTTTCCCTGTTCTTAAGAAAATTGACCCTCAGGGAATTAGGCGGCGCATGATCAAACATGTCCGGAAGATAGAACAGGTCTTTGACCGCATCATTAGCCAAAGATTGGAATCTAGAAAAGCCCATGATTATGTCACAACCAATGATATGTTGGATACTCTTTTAAACATCAGTGAAGTGAACAGTGAGGACATGGACATGACCAAACTTCAACATCTGCTTATG ATTCTATTTACTGCGGGCACAGATACAACCTCAGCCACGTTGGAATGGGCAATGGCTGAGCTGCTACGCAACCCTGAAAAGCTGTCAAAAGCTCAACAAGAGCTGGAGAAAATCATTGGCAAAGGAAAACCAATACAGGAAGGAGACATTGCTCGGCTTCCTTACTTCCAAGCAACAATCAAGGAGACCTTTCGGCTGCACCCAGCAACTCCATTGCTTCTCCCTAGAAAAGCCGATGCAGACGTTGAAATTTGCGGGTATATTGTACCCAAGGGTGCACAAGTGTTTGTGAATGCATGGGCCATCGGCAGAGACCCCAGCATTTGGGACAACCCAAGCTCATTTGTGCCTGAGAGGTTCTTGGGATTGGATGACCAAATTGATGTTATCGGGAAAAACTTTGAGCTTATCCCATTTGGTGCTGGGAGGAGAATATGTCCTGGCTTGTCGTGGACAATGCGAATTCTGCCCTTGATGTTGGGTTCACTCATTAACTCTTTTGAATGGAAGCTTGAAGATGGAGTTTTACCAGAGACCTTGAATATGGAAGAGAAGTTTGGCCTCACCTTGCAGATGGCTCACCCTCTTAGAGCTGTGCCAAagtcattttgtgaaatttaa